A genomic region of Terriglobia bacterium contains the following coding sequences:
- a CDS encoding SpoIIE family protein phosphatase: MAFKVLIVDDEPDLEVLIRQRFRKRIKDGEFEFVFAHNGQEALNRLKDDPTLDVIMSDINMPVMDGLTLLSRLTDINRILKAVIVSAYGDMQNIRTAMNRGAYDFLIKPIDFADFETTLNKTIQELETIKQGLQAREELTAIQHELGVAARIQQSILPRQFPPFPGRTEFEIFAQMTPAREVGGDFYDFFLIDTDRLAFVIGDVSGKGVPAAIFMAVCRTLLKATALQGGSAGECVKYTSDVLTQQSDTAMFVTVFYGILHTHTGELEYCIAGHNPPYLISKSGDSRQLTEPSGMIAGAFETASFETGRLTMQPDETIFLYTDGVTEAASATGEFFSDERLHKLLGRTPGGSAEDIVTNVLAEVRIFAAGVPQSDDITAMAVTFKDVLASGNR, translated from the coding sequence ATGGCCTTTAAAGTATTGATCGTCGATGATGAGCCGGATCTTGAAGTCTTGATCCGGCAGCGCTTCCGCAAGCGGATCAAGGACGGCGAATTCGAGTTCGTATTCGCGCACAACGGGCAGGAAGCGCTGAACCGGCTGAAGGACGATCCCACTCTGGACGTCATCATGAGCGATATCAACATGCCCGTGATGGACGGGTTGACCTTGTTGTCGCGGCTGACCGACATTAACCGGATTCTCAAAGCCGTCATTGTCTCCGCCTACGGCGACATGCAGAACATCCGCACCGCGATGAACCGCGGCGCTTATGATTTTCTGATCAAACCGATCGATTTTGCCGATTTCGAAACGACTCTCAACAAGACGATCCAGGAACTGGAAACGATCAAACAGGGATTGCAGGCGCGCGAAGAGCTCACTGCGATTCAGCATGAACTCGGCGTTGCTGCGCGCATTCAGCAGTCGATTTTGCCGCGGCAGTTTCCTCCGTTCCCGGGTCGAACGGAATTCGAAATCTTTGCGCAGATGACGCCCGCGCGCGAAGTCGGCGGCGACTTTTACGATTTTTTCCTGATCGATACCGACCGGCTGGCCTTCGTGATCGGCGACGTGTCGGGCAAGGGTGTTCCCGCCGCCATCTTCATGGCCGTGTGCCGGACATTACTTAAAGCCACCGCCTTGCAAGGCGGCTCTGCCGGCGAATGCGTCAAATATACGAGCGATGTCCTGACCCAGCAGAGCGATACTGCGATGTTTGTGACGGTGTTCTACGGCATACTCCACACCCATACCGGTGAACTGGAATACTGCATTGCGGGACACAATCCGCCGTATCTCATTTCGAAAAGCGGCGACTCACGGCAGCTGACGGAGCCGTCCGGAATGATCGCGGGCGCCTTCGAAACGGCGAGCTTTGAAACCGGCCGACTGACGATGCAGCCGGACGAGACGATCTTCCTTTATACGGACGGCGTTACCGAAGCCGCCAGCGCGACCGGGGAATTCTTCTCCGACGAACGCCTGCACAAGTTGCTCGGCCGGACCCCGGGCGGATCGGCGGAAGACATCGTTACTAACGTGCTGGCGGAAGTGCGCATCTTCGCGGCAGGCGTGCCACAGTCCGACGATATCACCGCCATGGCCGTCACTTTCAAAGACGTTTTAGCGAGCGGAAATCGCTAA
- a CDS encoding CPBP family glutamic-type intramembrane protease, giving the protein MMMQAWAAGEVLFVFAGVVAYIWRLQFRFPDFAVVLLVFILLTFLLHRDRLQDLGFGSRGLWNGIRLLALPTLIIAAVLIVARLPAAFFTVNRLYGLGRYFAWCLLQEFVLQSFFGNRLLLIMKNPKRAAWMNGVLFAAVHMPNPVLVPVTFLGGYILTRVFFATRNLVPLALSQAIIGSLLSVALPVAWHHGLRVGPGFYRRNQP; this is encoded by the coding sequence ATGATGATGCAGGCTTGGGCCGCAGGGGAAGTCCTTTTCGTTTTCGCCGGGGTGGTGGCATACATCTGGCGGTTGCAGTTCAGGTTTCCGGACTTCGCAGTTGTCCTGCTGGTCTTTATTCTTCTGACGTTTTTGCTGCATCGGGACCGGTTGCAGGACCTGGGATTCGGGTCTCGAGGACTGTGGAACGGAATCAGGCTGCTGGCGCTGCCGACGCTCATCATCGCTGCCGTTCTCATCGTTGCCCGTCTACCGGCCGCGTTTTTCACAGTCAATAGATTGTATGGACTGGGAAGGTATTTCGCCTGGTGTCTGCTTCAGGAGTTCGTTTTGCAGTCGTTCTTCGGCAACAGGTTGTTGCTCATCATGAAAAATCCCAAGCGTGCGGCGTGGATGAACGGCGTGTTGTTCGCCGCCGTGCACATGCCAAACCCCGTGCTCGTACCGGTGACGTTCTTAGGCGGCTATATCCTGACGCGCGTGTTTTTCGCAACGCGCAACCTTGTGCCGCTCGCTTTATCGCAGGCGATTATAGGAAGTCTGTTGTCTGTAGCACTGCCGGTGGCATGGCATCACGGGTTGAGAGTTGGTCCGGGTTTCTACCGGAGAAATCAGCCATAG
- a CDS encoding glutathione peroxidase: MRNILLAAILVVAAAGLQTAQTKNGGKVPDVLSFKMNSLNGQPVDLSKYKGKVVLIVNTASECGYTYQYEGLQKLHQKYAAQGLALLGFPSNDFGQQEPGSDGEIQQFCKANYGVTFDLFSKVPVLGAGKVPLFDYLTSRTTDPKFPGEIQWNFEKFLIGRDGQIIGRFRSAVEPESHDVTAAIEAALAKPASQ, encoded by the coding sequence ATGCGCAACATACTTCTTGCGGCGATCCTGGTGGTGGCGGCAGCTGGGCTGCAAACGGCTCAAACCAAGAATGGAGGCAAGGTGCCCGACGTGCTCAGTTTTAAAATGAACAGCCTGAACGGCCAGCCTGTTGACCTTTCGAAGTACAAAGGCAAGGTCGTGCTCATCGTCAACACGGCGAGCGAGTGCGGTTACACCTACCAGTATGAAGGCCTGCAGAAGCTGCATCAGAAGTATGCCGCCCAAGGCCTGGCGCTTCTCGGATTCCCGTCGAATGATTTCGGCCAGCAGGAACCCGGGTCGGACGGTGAAATTCAGCAGTTCTGCAAAGCCAACTATGGCGTGACATTTGACTTGTTTTCCAAAGTGCCGGTACTCGGAGCGGGGAAAGTTCCACTATTCGATTATCTGACTTCGCGAACCACCGATCCGAAGTTCCCCGGCGAGATTCAGTGGAATTTCGAAAAGTTTCTGATCGGCCGCGACGGCCAGATTATCGGCAGATTTCGCTCCGCTGTTGAGCCCGAATCGCATGACGTCACCGCTGCCATTGAAGCCGCGCTGGCAAAACCGGCGTCGCAGTAA
- a CDS encoding type II CAAX endopeptidase family protein yields the protein MKRYRLSAPAATIAGLAIAAAAVSWFAVAGTPLPQALLMIFPGLAFTGMLLLGSDQILEAAQKSARTQPARIAAVPIILWALYAGYATGMGIANVRGLTTMAVYLSVPFLVFAVSSKAEPLVILWIWLPLELGIVRQILVAKMPGPDLHYAFAQLLAIDAGLVAFIVWNGTPNVGFRFEVDRTYIRAGLASFVMFAVIAIPLGFAIDFIHYSFTLKKLYSAIPVFAGIFLFTALPEEFLFRGLIQNWLERVTRRRVVSLVIAALIFGASHLNNGPPIPNYRYCLMATIAGIFYGSAWSATGSLMASALTHALVDTVWSVVFR from the coding sequence GGCGGCGGTGTCGTGGTTCGCGGTTGCCGGCACGCCGCTGCCGCAAGCCCTCTTGATGATTTTCCCGGGTTTGGCATTTACCGGAATGCTGCTCCTCGGCAGTGATCAGATCCTGGAAGCCGCTCAAAAATCAGCAAGGACACAGCCGGCCAGGATTGCCGCCGTGCCGATCATACTCTGGGCCCTGTATGCCGGTTATGCGACGGGAATGGGGATTGCTAACGTGAGAGGCCTGACGACAATGGCGGTGTATTTGAGCGTTCCGTTCCTTGTGTTCGCTGTATCGTCCAAGGCCGAACCGCTGGTGATCCTCTGGATCTGGCTGCCGTTGGAACTGGGCATCGTTCGCCAGATTCTGGTCGCGAAGATGCCGGGCCCGGACCTGCATTACGCCTTTGCCCAGCTGCTGGCGATCGATGCGGGCCTTGTCGCTTTTATTGTCTGGAACGGAACGCCGAACGTCGGCTTTCGCTTCGAGGTGGATCGCACTTACATTCGAGCCGGCCTCGCGAGCTTCGTGATGTTTGCCGTCATCGCGATTCCCCTGGGCTTTGCGATCGATTTCATCCACTACAGCTTTACGCTGAAAAAGTTATATTCCGCTATCCCCGTGTTCGCCGGAATATTCCTCTTCACGGCTTTGCCTGAAGAATTCCTCTTTCGAGGTTTAATTCAAAACTGGCTCGAACGTGTGACTCGGAGACGGGTCGTCAGCCTGGTAATCGCAGCGCTCATATTCGGCGCATCGCATCTCAATAATGGTCCACCCATTCCGAACTATCGGTATTGTCTGATGGCGACGATCGCCGGGATCTTCTACGGCAGCGCCTGGAGCGCTACGGGAAGCCTGATGGCTTCTGCTCTAACCCACGCGCTGGTGGATACCGTCTGGAGCGTGGTGTTTAGATGA